The Montipora foliosa isolate CH-2021 chromosome 1, ASM3666993v2, whole genome shotgun sequence DNA segment CCTATTAGCACCCAATGGCAATCCAATTATGCCACTTCAtggtaattttaacttttacagCAAGTTCAAATTCAGGTAATTTTCACCATCAAAGTCATAATTTTGCACAACAATCTGCGCCCGTTCCAAGAGCTACTAGTAGTTGTCGTCCAAGTACCCTATCATATGGGTATTCACCCTCTACAATTCTTTCTAACAGTTCCAGTGATGAACAGTCTCTCCTCCATCATGTTCAGTCGACTATGGCATCACAAGGACAATCTGGCATTtcacaatttgagcaattttgAAAGCATTGGCACTTTGATATCTTATAATCAGTTGTTTGAAAAAGAGCTTTTTGTACCATGCCTGTGAGATGCATGGGTTTATTCCTTTTGATAACACTGTGACAAACTGCTTTgaaatgaaatatatttttgaaaacagTGTGTTTGCATGAAAGACAGTTTGTAAATTAAACAGGAATAGGTAGACCCTTGCCTCTACTGGCTTGACCATGAGAAATATTAGCATTTTCCACAATGGTCTTggaccataataataataatcagagtttcaaattttttgtGTATCTCCTTGAAGGCAAATTAAGAAGAGGTTCTTATAATACAATTGAGGTGACACGCTTTCCTTGGGATTTTTGACGGCGACAACACATTtaagtagtataggagttggtgGTACGagatcatttttgcaaaaatgatctCATACGAAaccaactccatactactttacATTTAATGGTCTCGTAttttttgatctcgtattttcagtctcatattcttggaaatctatatgttttatatttctgcgaatctatgccgtggcgaggcagaatggatccaacgcaaaatttattttggaactaTATGTTATTTAAAATGCGTGACTTTCTTAGAAAAATCACAAAGCATGACATTCTCGGAAATAAGAAAGGGGGTTTCCCCGTGATTTTTAATCAATCAAAAACTTCACATTTTTACTACACAATTGTGGAATTTTTGAGTGAAAAATTATtaatttgtgaaattatttaTGTAGACCGGCACTGCTGTGCCGTGACGTCAGCAGCCAACTTTTTAGATTTTATAGTGACCGTATGCATGACTTGTCATACCATTATTGTGAATGTACCGCTTGTCATCGAAGCAAGACAATGACACTTTATTAAgctcatagcttccaagttTATGTAAGTTGCTTCTAATCGTTTTCATGGTGTGATGCATTTGCTTGTTATTAAAAAgtacgtttttataattttcatgagTTATGTTCTTTTTTGATGATATTCTTTTTAATACCCTTAGCGGTCTTTCCgcctttgtcattgtctttcatatatgaatacattttcgATCTCAATCCGACGAATTCGGTTATTGGTATACCTGCTGCCTCGTCTTTGAATTTACCgattacttttttgtttgtcttgtcgaaatattgtgaatcttcgggataatcactgttatcgaatttgtctttatcattccaaaagtcttgATACGCGTCattagtttcaatttcataggtcaagctgtctgtgtctgtgaataataatttcgcTCTGCTgccgtatttttgtttgatataattgtagtggaaatcatacattagtgtcttactaagatctaggatacacatacccacatatgccggcctgtttagggttagtgtttctttgattttatgcactgccactagattttcattaaagatcttgctactgacatatgttggtttagcagccatttttgacagtttgttttcatcagttactaatctgacatctactcgctttctaatattttccattgtttttccaaatacactgttattcataagcttgaagaagtctttctcaaaagcatttttggcaTTGGTTCTCTTCTGCGTATTGAAATCGATATATTGCTTTAACCATGCGGACTGATTGAACTCCAACACTCGATGGACtttagttattttcaaaccaagatcggtgtacaattgtaggttcctataatgaagaacatacttttctttgttgcttaaTGTAGGTATCAGTTTATGAACTAAACCAGTTGATACATTAAATTTGTTGGATATTTCTTGGCAATAATTAGAAAGCATATCTTTGTTGACTTTGACCTTTTCGGCTGCTAGCGGATAATCATTATGCAGATCGTGTAATTCTTTGGGATATTCCAAATCAACTTCTAATATCAAACCTTTATTGCTATCTTCTTTATACTTGGCTAGGTCTATCTTATCAATATGGTTTTTAGCCAACCATTTAAAACCACCAGTTGGTAGGTATTGTGACATAGGCCAACCATACAGATTATTGGCATCCAGATACATAATATACTTTGAGGGCGCCTTTTCATCATAcgttttcatgtatttattgtTAGCTTTACCATATCGATTGGCGATGTAGCTTGTCCCGCCTCGCATGCCCTTTTCgatgaattgaaacatatcgATGTCAGTCATTAGTTCCAATTTGATATCAGTCATTTTTAGCATAGCATCCCATGACAAACCAGGAGATGTAAAATAATGGCATGGGTCTAATTTGTAGTATTGCAGGCAAGTCTTTCGGAAGTTTTCAAATACATCCGCTAATAGAAGGATGTCAGATTTAAGATATATATCGTGATATTCTCCCatatttttaatagaaaatgtATCCCATACAGTCTGAGCATGTTGATAATCTTTATCAGTAATATGTTCATCATTTAAGATGCTGTAAAAGTCTTCTTTTGATGGtagcttttcattgaatttatcaaagctatccaTGAAGTCATATGGGTAGACTCCCTTCTTGCTCATTAAATCAAGCTCTTTacctttgaattttgagaagtatatattaatgcttcttttggtaggttgctcaccagtttgtcaagacttgagctcataaattgaaaactgtcaataaaggtcagatgattaccaagcatgaaagccatatacttttccatgttgtttggtatggcattgatattcatttgacacttttcacctttcttatttgtatatttatgctctttgactatttcaccaatctcttgcattataaaatgactGTCATACCAACGGAGATTATGGAATATAACTGGTATTTTCTCAGTCAGTCTGAAGTTAAGATTACAATCTTGATGAGCGGATCCTCTGTACTGACCAGTTATATGACAGTGATCTCTGACCCTTACATCGcttttattgtattctttctCACATATATGGCATTTATcagctttttggaatttttcttcatcatctttagtcattctcaatggtttattgaaatattttttcataatcttCTTGCAATATTTGACTTCATCCAGCATagcttccataaatttgtaaacagctttttcacctctataaatttgtactggttttgtgtatttgtcatcataacaacacacaaccttatatccataaccacagtctgtGTGTCTCTGATAAGCCTCTGTGTATGATTTGTCATCATTGGGTTGGCATCCAtgtattttttcagttatggcTTCAAAATCTGCATATATTACAAATGGAACTGGTAGTTGTTTGTGGGCATTATTGAATTTTAGTATGTTGtcatcttttgttggcattttaattgcttgtgcTCCATTTAATTGgatacagttttctttatgattATTCAACACTCTTTCAGAAGTGAAATGCTGAAGACAATacatgcaaaaatgttttctcttttcatgCTTTGTTATATCATACATGAacttgttgaaatctttgatcaaaacataatgcttgttttcattttctgttataagaagcagattcatgcaatcttcatacttttcttttgacacataaatgggatatttttgtttgttttcataaccgaaaacattgatgttaatttcattctgcttttctattttgttgtactgtttggtagtcactggaaattcaattcctgaataattcaaattttcaatgaatgctttGTCTGATTTTTTGATTCTCTGTGGGTATTTGTCTTGAGGATTAAGATGTCTTATGTGGCACCACCTGAAGCattcattatcctcatttttcatgttgatcaatccctttGCACTGTTTCTGAGTTCTGTGGGTAGTTTTATATAAGAAGATCCTTTCATTGGTTCATATTTTGTCACATTGATATAATGATTTTCAACGGATTGAATAGTCCAACCAGATCCCTCTGAAATCCAAACTGCAATCTTGTTCAgtatgacttgttttgacaaagataaagctagttcaatttgtgtgtcatttgttattgtttggggttgactgttgaaatacgctgttttcataattttttcttctcgccctagttgtttttcaaatgtgaccctcagtgtttcaacaaactttagacctttcattgattttaatattttttcgatatggatggcaacagcctttcttgtattttgcagttgcataagtgggtctttgctgttttttatgttgatttcataagactttgtgaacccttttaaagctttgttcgTTTCTTGTATTATGGTCCTCGGTAATGGAACTGGTCTTTTAGTCCTAGGCAATGGAACTGGTCTTTTAGTCCTAGGCACTGATCTGTTCAATTGTTCTATTTCTTCCAGCCATTCAGCAGGAGGAGCCGGCAGTCTCTTTCTCTCAAAATAGTCAACCATTTGTTTTACACTTTTTCTTGGGCCCGGTATTGGTTTTACAGTCCTCGGTGCTGgaattggttgtttgttttgctgGAGAAGCAATTGGATTAAttctgatttgcttagtttttcAAGATCACTCTTGTTCATACTATAATTACTGGAGATAATATTTTTCATACTATTCATCATAATATATGTATAGGAAATAATTCTTTATATATGTTTTTGGGTGCGTTTATAGTTTAACACATACTAGTGTATgtatttaacttttaaaaagagAAGTGATATCAATGAattaatttgattttatttgttcgAGTTTTCATGTTCATCACAAACATAACCCGTATTATATGTGAACGAATTTTTGAAATGCTTCTTTGTTTTGAGATGATTATGTTTTCCCGCAAGAGTGTAATTGTGATTATTGTCGCATATTTTGCAATACCATTCTTTATGCAACATGTAATCGTTTTTGTTTCGTCTTCTTTCTTCTGCAGTGTAGAATCTTGGACGGCCAACTGGTCTTCGATCTTCCATATAATATaactatatattttttgtttatgtatTATTCTTCAGGTGGATCGCAATCATTGGGATCATAATAATCGGTGTCGTCATCATTAGTGTAGTAATCTACTGGTCCGTATCTTCTGAAAGCTTTTTAATCTCCTCGTATTCGTAGTAACCTACCATATCCGGGCTTACAACAAAATTGCTTATGCCGTCTGTTATTTTAACcattggaattttttttttgctgtataCTAATTCAATTGTCATCGGTGGGCGAATTAAATACATCAAATCCGATTGGTAAAATTGTTCCATGAAAAGACGCAATTTTTCATCAACTATTACATAGTTCATAAATTTATCAAATGCCGCTTTTTTGCTCATGTATATAATAGaactatatattttttatttatgtgTTTTATTCTCTGACCATCCTCACGGGGGCTAAAAAATTGCGATATCTTTCAAATTCTCTGAATAAAAAAGACATTTTAGCATCTGATTTATGAAACACTCTTCTGATCATTTTCCAATCATGACAGCCGTTGTCAATTGCAAATTTCAACAAAGGAAACTCTTTGGCTCTTACAAAATGCATGTAGTCGGCGTTTTTAGCTATTATATCACAAATTGATTCTTCGATTAACTTTCTCAAACATAATGTTTTTACTATTTCTGCTCCTTTAAACATATATTAATAGGTTATATTTTGTTTCGGGGCTTTTTGAGTATCCATTTATTGTTAAAGGGGGAACTTGGGTGATAATCAtataatttatttcctttttttaacaaaagTCTATAATGACCTGTGGGATTTACCATCAATGTGGCTGTGATATCTTTACTTTGCAATACATTTTCACGTTTAATCAGTTCAAAAGCAAAACGGCGCAATTGTTTGTCTTTTAACAGGCGCATCATAAAACCAGTGAAATCTGTTTTTATATTTTCTTCATCTTCTTGCAACAAAATGTAATTATAATTAACCTGGTGACAAAAACTTTTTGATGATTCTGTTTCATCTGACGACGATTCTGTTTCATCTGACGACGATTCTGTTTCAGATCCTTTGAACATATACTTATGGCTTATAtagaattaaaaaacaaaatgtctatGTTCGCCATTTTTATTTGACACATGTATTTTCCATGGATAAAGGTCTTCTCTTATATTTTTGAAGTCAGCTGCCCAAGATATCATTTTACTATTCAGCCCCCAATCTATTTTAAATCCAGGGTGTTCATCTTTTATGATGTTTTCTATATCATTTTCTTGCATGTCTTTCAAAAAATGGTACCATATGATTATCAGGTATTTTTGTCTTTCTGAAAATTTTTTCATATACTATATCTTTTATACAGATTTTTCACTGTCTTGTGACGAAACAGATTCTTGACTTTCTTGTGATGAATCActtgaaacactttcttgtGATGACGGTTGCCAATCGGAATCCGACAAATGTGAATCTTGAGAGCTCTCATAATagaaaccaaatttttcttcattttcgaacttgtccatataatataagtatatatttttatttttttataagtatttATGCGCGTTTGTTTCACCAcaattcatatgttttcaatgtctttcaatgGTACCCAACTATTGAAatcatcactgtatcccttccattttacaaaagcttgtttctttttatagtctCTTCTAATTACTTTATCAATACGAAAAACATCCTGTatggcttttaataattcaggttgATAAAAACTACCTTGGATgtcttcacctctgagatcttttagtttgtatgttattggattagtgtattggatcttatcaactgtaaacacttcttctgTCCAATTTGGTGTATAACCCTTGTCGAACACATTTCGTTTATACTTAGATATTCGAACCTTGTCACCAACCttgaattttggtttttgtttcaatgtttctgtatcaccatatagattgaagtaaacGGTTCCTTCATTCCTTTTATTAGATGCTTCAACAGGTGTCatttttatgcttgaatgttttgtgttgttgtactGTTTTACTAGTTTGGACAGCATATCGAGATacattgtattaccttgaactgtgaactgcttccacattttggacttgattgttctattccacctttcgaccactgaggatttctcctcattttcagtggagtacatatgtattccatttttctctaataagtccttcaagtgtttgttatagaactcgTTTCCCTTGTCGACCCATAAATATTGTGGTCTTCTAccttccttgaatattgttttgaatgcttcagtgacagattcgcctttcttatccttcaatgggacaatccaaccgtatttgctgaaaacatcaataaccataagaagataccgataacctttattccatttgctaaactgttgcatttcaactagatcacttgcccatatttcatcgATATGATTTACGATGACTCTTCtagttttgaattttctctTGATTGGTTTGTGTAATTCATCGGCTAATTGCTGAGCCCAATCATCAATACTCAGCGCCGCTTTACGTTTTTTGAACCAAGTCCAatctttctttttgctttaaTGGCATACATTGTTGGTGTAGCAAACCAAGGTCTTTGATTAAATGGGATTGCTTTTATACTGTCTTCCATAATTTTATCAGCTGCATGCTTTTTCGCCAGATCGTCTCCAGCTTTACTGTATGCTATATCATGTTGCTGGCAAACAGCATCTAATTTATTTATTGGATCTCTATATTTTGGATCATTTGAAGCCAATCTGTCTTCCAGTTTTGTACCAGGTccacaataattatattttttaccCGTCGGAGTTCTCAAATGGAGTTCTCCCAACtttgctaattgtttttgaATGTCTAAAGTACCGCCGTCTAGATCTTTCCTATTGGTTGTGTATTTCTTTTTGGGTCTTATTTTTGTCGACAATTGATCGAGAGCTTCAGATCCAACTTTGTGAAGTAGAggattcatttttctcaaaccataatcgattgcttttttctgcaattttggtTCTCTCATCAATTCGGAACCAtaatatctacccatttcaacggcttttttgccaagataaggtactcctttagttaaaaataattctgttcCAGTATTAGCAATATCACTGAGTAAGCCCGCTCCCAACGGGCTGTTTAgtttccctgttttttaacaaatttggtctttgtaataccacattcagcacaagtgcaaaaaaacattagtctaccatttttggctgttttgtaacctgaaggttcaacacattcggttacctttttctgtttaacacaatatgattttACCATTATATATATGagttagatatttctgaaataatGTTCAATgaatctctcatttttcattgtatcatttgTGTCGAATACTTGCaataaatcataatacgaattacccttattcatttcatttagaaagtataaacagaaatacccacaagttgttgtttgtatgttttgtatctgattgttttgatgtaacaaagtcagatttttctttttggcatgatttacaatctcttgaaatgggggcataccaaacgaatcaaaataatttattacattatcCTTAACATAAGTGGCTACCCAATGACTTCCGCTCATATAAGCTGGTTCTAGATTGTAGATAAATAACGCCTGTTTATTGTTATGTGGAAcattttcatctcttgacagtacatcattgatCGGTATATTCAAATATTTGCACCATTTCATTAGATCGTGGTTGGACATAggtatgtttttgtgaaattttggtttcacaataTTGCCCCCAAAATGGGTATGCCATTGAATAGACTGTTTTTTCCTAATAGTAAcccttttcccgcctttttttttggtcgaggatgttttttttttaccataaccagtcacatatggcggATAACTATAAAATGGAGGGGGCATTCCAATTCTAGGTGCTCCTGTACCATCCTTTTTTGACGAAGGTGGTCTACCTACCCTAGGTGCTCCTCTTCCCGTTAGGTTTTTGACAAGATTCAAAGCCAAAGGTATTCCAATGCTAGCCAACAGAGTTCCGAgaaatccacctgattgtgttttagTAGGTGTTATATGCACACCAGAACCTGTTTGAGCTGCATTGATGatgtctctttgctgttttgtagtGAACATGTTCAGATATGGCATTATTTTGTTGATTGCCTCAAAAGGTATCATCATAGGTAATGGAAAAGCACCGCCTTTTTGACCAGATCCAATCAATTTTTTAACTCCGGCTTCTGCTAAACCACCAAGAGCACTCAACCCAAGGGTTTTACCAATTGCTGGTAATGCTCTCATACCAAGTGACAATACGGTGCTCAAAAGACTTCCGCCGACTTGTTTCCTGATATTCGTTTTGGCTAATTTGAcgtccattcctttgtttaatttgcgatttttttgtaatctttttttcaccattactggaacataaagagtgtcgtttccattaagagcatcatttgtcagtcttagaacaattgtttcccttttatggtaagcattactcagattctttttttgattatctgaaagtcttacgttgatttcataaagttcagtcatataatatatgttatataattccAGTTGCGaaacatatacaaataaataGGAGTCATTGACTCGATTTCATATTACTGTTTCATTTGTGAGCTTATACTATAACCAATTCATTACCCACCTTGTCAATAACAACCGACTGTTCGTACAATACAACTGCATGGACATTGAAATCTGCTGCACTATTGGCACTTATTTTATATctgaaaatcaactgtttagggtctcttgttactttttctgtttgatatGACAGATCGAAAAAGATTAGTGGATACAGGCTGTTATAATTGGCAAGATTCAACTGggttccggtgttgtaatcattttttcgcattgcataagacatcagatcattgaatattctcactttgctttcactgtcatattctGTTTCTGGGTAGAAAATACCATTGCCATATTCGAGTCTGCATGTTGTTAAATAACTGTTTGCGTCTGCTGCATTTAGTTTAAAGGTATCAAGTAGATATGGATTTTGAGTTGCAACTCcggttttagcccgttgtagataaacaaaaattgctttgacattgtcaatactggaagaaatctgaaaaaaaccactgactctaccaggtgctgacactgcatatagttcacgctgatatgtccatttgcgttctttcatgaaagagcttacaaatttgtcgtacatactgtcttttggtgttaattttggAACCCATAAAAGAAATCTGTTCAAAACTACTCTGCCGGCATCTACTCCTACTGCCAtattgatgagttcattgtcgttctggagattcaaattgaattgtaactgcataggaaccaacattttatcctgcaactcttcgaaaaaactgtaacgattgagaggtatgatcaaattcacatcttttgATCCTCCTGTTCCATCATTATTGGCAGCTTGTGTAAGCACTCTTCTAGATTCATATCCTAAATTAGTATTGGCTGTCGTATCATTTGtgtctaaataccaaaaactgtttttaccgactgatctgctgtaatcatcagaatattccaacagattcttcacaaaagtgaccTTATGTAGATTGTCAGTGTCATAAACAACTTTCCCCGcacttttaatcatcatatgtgcaatcaatgaatgagatccgtttatcaccgttattctatcggctgctgcgtaaccagctccatctgctgttttttgtaactgaaattgaacctcgaaataagcattgtaccaatcatagaaagaacttcggtcgttgatggtgaatctataaccattcttttcttgatgttgaccgttacctggggctcggattacatcatcaagttgaaatcgcactaactcatttctttgcaataattcacttgttctaaaagccatttatactattgtattatataattctgatgtcatgttatttatttgaaaaatctacgccttcttccagatcctgatatcaatctatttagtatcatGTCAGCGCTTTCTTCTTGCTGTTTAATGGGTGAGGATGGAACAATTGCTTTTTGTGTTgtagctccttttctcaaatttgctaATCTCTTCATAATTAAATCACCAGATTTTTCAGCAACTTTTTTAccaattttatcacctgcatgggaaacccctgattctGATGCCTTGGGCTTGGcaattttcttgaaaacagatgatgccaCACTCTTCAATGGTTTGAAAATGTTGTCGATAATAAGCCCAGACCCtttgtgttgaaatacaaatttaccaagttttggatggtaaaacctcttaaattcatacggtttcattatactgttacattagatactttttaaaatcagcgaaaaagaCGTATCCGCTCCATTTAAATCAAGCAATCTTCTTTGTCCATCGGTTATCCtgattctgattgatgaaattgtggttttgttcacaggattaaatgtaactcgttgtggttcgagggtgaaggagtaacttggttttagtacactggttgagaatgaataaatgatgtctgtGTCTTCACCGtcaactaaactttcgtttaccaAATCGCAATGAACATTGAGTAtgtctgtgtcttgactgagatttggcactctggatccaatatgcgttccacttgctAATATCTTTTTGTCAAAACCTATTAGGTCATTAAAATCACTTGCtcttaaatcaagttggtaatTTTCAGCTAATGTAACCGTGACCCTAAATATTGTGTCATCGAATTCAAGAGTTATCGGATACGTTTCACCAGTTTTTGTTAGATTTTTAATATATGTATTAAAGTCTGTATAATTCCATACCCCAGCTGGAAAGgtaatgtttttaaaagttgaaccattatcTGAACTGTATTTGATCAATTGATTTTTGTATccagcattgacattgaaccaagtgaatgacatgttGATGACTCTGTTAAGACCAATGACATATTGCTTATTATTGTCTAGAATTATAggtctggtgaaatttgttgtaaaatcttctggtttattgTTCCCTTTATTTTTCACGCCGTAAGACgataaaactatctctcgttcCATTATATAATGaggttacattaaattttgaaatattgtttgtataatttaccatattgtgatttgttaattgttgtcattttcaataatgtgtccaatatagaaacacccatatttcgcatgtcaatgcttgtattgccagccaatatctcaccaatgatcaaatccaatttttttatgagttctttcggtttgttaaaaaatatcacattaccaccttttctttttcttctgattccagaaccttttattgttttcattttgttttcataaTGATCTATGTATGCGTTTAAAGCAACTCTTGCGTTGTCTATtcttttgtgttccttttgttttacaGCTTCAGAAATTAAACCACTGTTGAATTGTTTACTTACAGAAGACTTGTAAccttttaattgatttcttttgaatttagcATCATTGACAATCTTTTTGAGATATTTCCTGTTTTTTTgttcagtcatttcttgttgattcactgtcatttcaacagaatcataattttgaaGACCAAGATCATTCAATATCTCATTGTCCATGTCTTCATCATCTAATGCATAATCGATATCTTCGTCGTCATCGTATTCTGGTGGTAATTCTGGTTCTTCACGGaagtacttaggatcaacatgaatctctttttttccttccagaagatcttgtaaagattcttcatatgttggcggttttggcaccagttgtttttcttgctgtggcaaaacaggttgttcaaatagatcaccaagattcatatctggaacttcatcctctatatcaatgccgtaatcaggaacttctcctttcttcagtggccgttttttccttggcaaccttaCAACCTGATTACTATCgataacatcatctaatttacttgtaattggttcaaatacttttgaaaatccctgttgactggtcttctGATCGATATTATGTTTTGTAATAGCATTATGGACGTAATTAATCTtatcccctaattcagatttactctttgcgagttctttccacttaagtaaactcatttattgttatattgttacgttacataaaatggaaattcatatataaaaaataacgttttacaccgtgttgaacaccatgttaaaCACCATGTTATTGGAATAATATACCCATATgatataaaaatgaaaatactgAATTATGAtactgatgatgatgttgtCACAAACTTCAAACGAAAGCATAAATCTATGCCTAAAGAATGCTTTCGCATGCTCATTTGCGGACCTTCTGGTTCGGGAAAAACCAATACACTGATGCATATGATCTACAAATTATTGTACTTTgacaaaatatacctttatgcaaaaaacttagagcagtcaaagtatcGGAATCTCATGAAAGAGTTCGAGCCATTGAGTGAAGAAGCTGGTTATGATAtcattgaagcaagcaatgataaaataattcctgtaaaaaatctcaatggtgacaatcaaaaaattgtgatattcgacgatttcgtatgtgataaaaaccaaaaaccattag contains these protein-coding regions:
- the LOC138013068 gene encoding uncharacterized protein gives rise to the protein MWKQFTVQGNTMYLDMLSKLVKQYNNTKHSSIKMTPVEASNKRNEGTVYFNLYGDTETLKQKPKFKVGDKVRISKYKRNVFDKGYTPNWTEEVFTVDKIQYTNPITYKLKDLRGEDIQGSFYQPELLKAIQDVFRIDKVIRRDYKKKQAFVKWKGYSDDFNSWVPLKDIENI